The DNA region gggcgctgggatggagggagaaggtctctggagatgggaatgggggtgagcagagcagatTTTCTCCCGTGAGATTGGATTCCGCGCAGCCCACGCTGGGttgtgctgagagcagagcaccGGGACAAGATCTGAGAGCTGCAAAGCGCAGCACAAAAAAACGGATTTTCAGAGGAGGATGAGAGGCTGACGGGGCTGGAAGGTGCTCCCActtcctctgtttttccaggctgaaggaTGGATAAAACCACccaagggaccccaaaaccgcTTCAGCTGCTCCCACCGAGCTTCTGCCAGACCCCAGCTGCAGCGTTATCCTCACCCCAGCCCTGTTCACCTCCATCCAGGGGCAAGATCTGCCTGTCAATAATTAAATGAGCTTTACTACCCCCCCGGGGCTGGGAACACCCTCCCGACCCATCCAAGCCAAACACCCCGGAGCGCAGCGGAAATTCCAAGGGGAAAGGCTCCCGAGTGCTTCTGCTTTGAAAACGGCCAAGAACGGGCAAAACTCTGCGAGGGCTCTGAGCGTGGAGGGATTTTCCCGGCTCGGGAAGCCTGGTTTAACAACCGCAGCCTTCAGGAAACCTCTTACCTCTGCCTGTGCCTCATTTCCGGACCTAATCCCCAGCTCCGGAGGGCAGAGAGGCGCCGCCGGCTCTCGGAGGGGGCTCAGACTTTCCATGGAAGGaatccctgcaggaagcagCCCGGGATGCTGGGAGGCCGCTGGAAAACGCCGGGAGAGAGGCGCGGGCAGCACAGACCCTCCCCGGGGAGCTGCTCTTCCCCCTCGGGATGCGTCTCGGGCTCCCGGCTTCTCCTCGGTGGAAGGAGCAAGGTTTCAGAGTCTTGGCCAGGACACCTGGGCTTTTCCAGCGAGTATTGTTATTTTCTAGGAAATTCCAGCTGGAGAGAGGTTGTTCAGCTCGGTTTGGGCTGCAGAAATCCCAGTGGTGTCATCCCTGGCTCCAGTCTCTGCTTTCGAGCAGCGAACCGActgtttcccagcctggctgggaatgaggtgaccccaaaacctcttTGTGCTCCACAGATACTCACCCGTGCCATCCCGAATCCATCCCCAGTGGGCAGCACGGACCAGCAGCCAAGAAAATAAGAGTTAATTTATTGGACCAGACCCGTGACAGCCCCGGCTGGAACCCGTGAGCAGCATCGTCGCCTTCCCaacacagctcacacagcccGAGGCGTGGGggaaagagttaaaaaataGAGAATCTGTGGGGTTTGTAATGCTACAGAGGTCCCATCCCACAGCAGAAGTGCTCTGCCTGAGCATTCCAAGCAGAGAAGGGGCCCAGGcgctggggatggagcagcaggccTGGCAAGCTGGGAACAGGGACTGTAAACTCCCTACACATCTAGAGGGGACTGGGACATCACAGTGACacagctgggggtgctggggacatcAGGAACCTCCTCCCTGGTGGCCTGGGCCAGCCACGAGAAGCCAAACTGGCCGTGGTGGCCAGCACGGGAGTGGGggaatcctgcaggaaaagcggggctggatccttctcttccttGGGATCTTCTCACCCCTTCCTCCACCACCACTGGCTCCTCTGGGCTGCGGCCATGGGATCAGCATGGCCATGGGATCAGTGTGGCCATGGGAtcagtgtggctgtggggtCACCGTGACCATGGGATCACCATGACCATGGGATCAGCGTGGCCATGGGATCAGTGTGGCCATGGGAtcagtgtggctgtggggtCACCGTGACCATGGGATCACCATGACCATGGGATCAGCATGGCCATGGGATCAGCATGGCTGTGGGGTCACCATGACCATGGGATCACCATGGCCATGGGATCAGCGTGGCCATGGGATCAGCGTGGCTGTGAGATCAGTGTGGCCTTGGGATCAGTGTGGCCATGGGATCAGTGTGGCTGTGTGGTCACCACAGCTGTAGGATCACTGTGACCACGGGATCACCATGGCTGTGGGATCAGTGTGGCCATGGGATCAGTGTGGCCATGGGATCAGTGTGGCCATGGGATCACCATGGCTGTGGCATCAGTGTGGCCATGGGATCACCATGGCTGTGGGATTCACATCCGTGATGCTGAGGGATCCTGCCCGCCGCACCCCTGCTTTTTCCGGGATAAATAAATTAAGGAAGTGTCcgagggctggggcagagggcacagctggcactgctaTCTCATGGCCAGGGACATCCTGGGCGTGGCAAACAGGGGCTGGTCCAGGGGtggccaggctggctgctgctggctcagttCCTTCTCCAGCCTCTTGAAGAGCTTCTTGGAGGCTTTTTTCTGGCGCAGCCTTCGGAAGCAGCTGAGCAAGCCGTGATCCAGGGCAGTCTGGgaccagagcagggagggaaatggggttgggggaggaaaggagagcCCCATGCCCACCTGGGGAAGCTCCAGGGGGATGTCCCATCCCAAAGCCCACCTGACCCACCTCCAGCACGAAGGCGGCGAAGAAGTTGAGGGCGGCGATGCCCAAGAGGAGCAGTTTGAAATTGAAATCCTCGATGGGCTGGAGCTTCAACAGGGATTTAGGAAAGCCCAGCGGGTACAGGGTGAGCCAGATCATCAGGCTGAAGAGCAGGACGAGGACGAGCAGGAACAGCACTGGGGGTGAGAGggtgtcttaggttgcaatgcaggatgtgaccagaagtgtgtattctatcaccagctgttaaaaccaggtggggcagtgttctttatctcttccacccatccttcctccaggagatatcttctgttaatgggccattgagtcccactacATGACCGATAAAATTACAGCATACCCttgtgagatgctccacccagggggaggagccaaacatttcctagctaaataaaacctgagatttggaacatcagagcagcctttttccactgcatTCCCAGAGGAAGACCGGGCCCATCTTCATCACCACTAAAGCTTCAGAACACTACACCCTTCTCCACAATGCAGAGGGGTGGggtgaggggcaggaggagggagggccggtggctctcagtgtccccatgtcctcacTGGTGTCCCTCTGTTCTCACCGTTGGTGTAGAGTGGCTCACGGAAGGGGTAGCCCTTGGACATGGCCACGGCCAGGATGAGGTACTGGAAGCCACTGACGCAGAAGAGGACGGTGTTCTCGTAGTTGGGCAGGTTCTGGGGCGCTGTCACCGTGCTGTTCAGGGGGACGTACCTGGgcggggggcacaggggacagggtcAGCAGGAGAGGCCAAGGCAAGGTCTGGACACCACACATCATTCTCCATCACAGTTATGActttgggaagagcagggacagctccaatCTCTTCTCTGAGACCAGGGATAGATGTCTTGGGAAtgggagctgggccagggggatttaggttggatatcaggaaaggttcttccccagagggtgctgggcactgcccaggttccccagggaatgggcacggcccccaggctgccagagctccaggagcgtttcgacagggtgggattgttggggtgtctgtgcagggccagaggCAGGACTGGATGATCCCTTCTAGCTGAGGACACTCCATGGCTCCCTGTCTGTTACCAggtcccaaatcccaggaaaaaccCCAGACTCTGCCACAACCTCCGTGCCATCCCCATCACCAAAGCCCTAGGAAGTCAGGGCAGGTtcagatgggatattggaaaAGATTTCTTCACGGGAAGGGCTGCAAAGCACTGAACAGCCTGTGCAGGGGAGGGTAAATCACCACCCCAGGAAGTGTCCAAAACAGCCATGGACATGGCACGTGGGGTTTAGTGGCGAACAGGGGCTGATACTTGGACTCCACGACCTTTTCCAACCCTGGAATCCCAGGATTCCCAGATTTCAGGCCCTCACCAGCTCTGTGAGGTGGTGATGAAGTAGCTGAGGACCTGCACGGCGATGAGCAGGgctgtctgcagcaggaggctgcccagcaccagcccacTTATCAGGGCTCCCTGTGGCCGCTGCACGCCCAGCGCCGGCGCTGGCCCCGTGCGCCCCATCAGCACGGCCACTGTGGTGGTGATGACCAGGTCGAAGAACAGGAACTGGAAATCGCTCAGGTTGGTGTTGAtctgggcaggagggaagggacagaCTCAGACCCAGCTGGGAatgatgccttaggatttcagcttttctatttttcatgtatttgtaaccctgcagttctgcagtgtGTAACTCTAACTCCACACAGAgtgacagctgctgctctcctatTTTGGGCAGACACAACTCCTCTCTTGTCTGcgaatcaaggacacctcagtGCTTCAGACCCcgagaaatggaaacaaaagtgagttggggGGACCAAATTTTGGGTAAATGACTTAATTATCTGAAActgtaattggaagattaacCCCCAATAAAAGTACGACCTATGACCTGTGGTCCATTTCTGGGTGTAGCCCCTGGGGGGGCTTTGTCTGCCCTAAATTTATTGAAGGTCCTTCAATAAACACAAGTGCTTTTTATACCCCTAATTTTGTCTGGGTTGTTTCAGGTAGCCCCAAAAGGCATTGGCAGCCCAGGAATTCCCAAGAAAAGCAGGGATTCAGGGTGGGACTCACAGTGTAAAGCAGGAGCACGGACACGAACTGGACCAGGCTGTACAGGGCCATGTACTTGAAGACCCCGAAGGAGGTGACCAAGGAGCACCGGCCCTCCCTGGGGGTGGGGGACACAGCATCACCACCGGCCACGCCTCCCCGGGAGCAATCCCGAGGGGACAGCGGCATTCCCGGGATTCCCCTGCTCACCGGATCACTCTGGGCACGCACTCGATGGTGGCCACGCGGGAGGTGAAGGGCGAGGCCACCGATGCCTCGGCCTCAGACAGGGAGATGCCGACGTCGGCTGCCCGCAGCGCCCCGCAGTCGTTGGCACCATCCCCGCACATCCCCACACAGTAACTGCGGGAAAGGGACCCCACATTCCtcagggaatgggaaagggacCCCACATTCCTCAGGGATTACAGGAAAAGGGACCCCACATTCCtcagggaatgggaaagggaccccaaattcctcatGGATTACAGGAAAGAAATCCCACATTCCTCAAGGAATGGGAAAGGGACCCCACATTCCtcagggaatgggaaagggacCCCACATTCCTCAGGGAACagggaagggaccccaaaatcctcagggATTACAGGAAAGGGACCTCAAATTCCTCATGGATTACAGGAAAGAAATCCCACATTCCtcagggaatgggaaagggaccccaaaatcctcagggACTACAGGaaagggaccccaaattcctcaggGATTACAGGAAAGGGACCTCAAATTCCTCAGAGAATGggaaagggaccccaaaatcctcagggATTACAGGaaagggaccccaaattcctcagggaatgggaaagggacCCTACATTCCTCAGGGAACAGGGAGAAGCCCTGGCTtggcccagggaagctgtggatgctccgttcccagctgcagtgatccagtggaagtgtccctgcccatggcatgggtgACACCAGGTGATGTCTGAGGTGTCTCCCAATGCAACCCATCCCCATGTCAATCCCCTGGATCCATCTCCTGGGCCTTACTTGAGCTCCTGCAGGCTGTTCACCAGCTGGGTCTTCTGCTCGGGCAGCATGCGGGCGAACACAGTGGCCCGGAGCAGGATCTGCCAAGGCGAGAGCATCCATCAGAGAAAGCAGCAatcctggctgggcagggcctGGGAATGGCCAGCAGGAAACAGGGAAtggccagcagggagctgggaatggccagcagggcactgggaatggccaGCAGGAAACAGGGAATGGCCAGCAGGAAACAGGGAAtggccagcagggagctgggaatggccaGCAGGGAGTTGGGAAtggccagcagggagctgggaatggccagcagggcactgggaatggctAGCAGGGCTCTGGGAATGGCCAGCAGGGAATAGGAAATCTCACACCACGCAAAGAACCCCAAATGGAGCTCTGGTTTGGAGCTGTGAGGCCACAGTGGGAAATCCTGGAGAGGCTGAGTTGATGGAAGGTTCCCAACCCCTCGGGAAGGTTCCCAACCCCTCGGGAAGGTTCCCAATTCCTCAGGAAGATTCCCAACCCCTTGGGAAGGTTCCCAACCCCTCGGGAAGGTTCCCAATCCCTCGGGAAGGTTCCCAATCCCTCGGGAAGGTTCCCAACCTCTCAGGAACCCCCGCCTAGCTGGGGTTCCCTGCCAGACTCACCCGGGGCAGGAGGTCTGAGAAGTGCTCACACACCACCTGGAAGGATTTCCCGTTGAGGGCCAAGTGGTAGTGCCAGGGTGGGACAGAGGAGCTGTCTCGCTGCTGCAGGCCCTGCAGGAAAACAATTCCAGCTCTGTAGCCCCAATCCCTGCGGAGcgcccagagcagccaggacccagcctggagcagcggAATCGCTCCCTGAAATCCCACTTCCCAGTGGGGCTGTTTGgggggcagggctgtgctgaccCAGCCCTCcacaccagcccagagcaggaccTGGCAGCATCCATGGGGAGGTGTTTGGAGCTGCCATTccagcctggatccctgaaTGTGccccagggaaaggcaggggcagcagaggATGGATTTATGAGGAGTGATTTATGAGGACGGCCTCCAAGGATAAcgaggctggaaaagcccttctCATCcctgggagggcacagggccaggttggagcatcctgggacaATGGAACTGGATGAGGTttgaggtccctttcaacccaacCCATTATGGATTCCCAGGACTGCAGAGAAAGCCAGATTTGAGTGACTCAATTTTttagatattgggaaggaattcctccctgtgaggggagtgaggccctggcacagggtgcccagagcagctgtggctgcccctggatccctggcagtgttcaaggccaggctggacgggggcttggagcaacctgggatggtgaaagtgtccctgcccatgggacgGGGTGAACTTTACAGTCCCTCCAAGCTAAATCATGCTGGAATTCTAGgattccacaaaaatcccagtcCTGCAGTTTGGGTTCCCTAGAGGTGTCCTGGGCTCTCACCTCAGGCTGCTCCTCGCCCTGGGAGTGCTCGGCCAGGACGAACTTGAGGGTGGCGGGTTTGTCGTGGCTGGGTGGCGAGGCCGTGACGAAGACCACACGCTCCCTGGGCTCCACCATGCGGCACCCCCGCGCCACATTCAGGGCTGTCAGCATGTTGTCCCCTGCCAGGGACATGTACATGGGCCATCAGGAAGGAGGTTTTGGGATTTCCAGGCTAAGAGGAGTAGTTCAAAGCTGCCATGTCCCCTCTTCCAGCCACCACAGCCAAGTGGTGtcacttccttcttttctccagaacctcctgcctgccctgccccaaaGAAATGTGGATTCAACCCCCATTCTCCTGCCTGGAAAACACCCAGAGGTGACTCCACACCCCCTGCATCAGCCATGGAATCTGTGATTTCAAACACAGCAGTATTTAGGACAATGAGTTCTTACACCCAAGAAATGCCCACACCCTGAGCCCACTAGCAGATCTTGAGGCCATGAATGCACAGAGCCAGGATCCAGGAATCCTCCTGGTGCTTCCACAGCTTCTTCAGGCAAGGATTCCTGCTGGGGGTCCCATtggggctcctgctgggatTCCTGGTGGGTTTTTCTGATGGGATTCCAGGTGGAATTCCCAGTGGGGTTTCTGATGGGAATCCCAGTGGGATTCCTGGTGGAGTTCCTGGTGGGAAAGCCCTTTCCCCCTGTACAATGCCCAGGACTGCCCatgtgctgtccctccctgagccccaggTGCCTCCTGGGCTCACCCGTGACCATGACAGGGCGGATGTTGGCGCTCCGTAGCAGCTGGATCACCGGGGCAGACTCTGGCTTCAGGACATTCTTCATCACCAGGAACCCCAGGAAATTCAGGCCACTCTCCACAGAGTCCCTGGTGGGAGACAAGGAGCCTTTCATCACCTCCAACACCAGCACTGGGGATCAAGGGGCAAAAACAGCTAAAATCCATCAGGGAATCAGCCAGGAATTGCCTCTGTATCGATTAAGGTTGAATTTCCTGCAGGGCATCTTGggaaatgagagagagagactaGCACTGacctggggagctgcagtgcctcCTCAAAGGTGgccacagagcccagcacttTGCAGGCCAGAGCCAGGACCCGGAAGCCATCAGTGGTGTAGTGGCGGAGCATCTGGGAGAAATCCGGGGGCACTGGAAAAGCGAGGCCAGAACAGCTCCTGAGGGAACCCCATCTCCAGAGAGCggacacagagctctggggcttGGGTGCTCTTGAGTAGCTGCTCCTCTGGGAGCCTGGAGACCCCAGGATGGGCTGGTGGAAGTTCTCCCTCCCCAAAGAGCCTGGAGATCCCATACCGGACTGGGGGAAGTTTTTCCTCCCCCAAGGAGCCTGGAGCTGAGGGGGTTCCCCCACCCTGAGGAGCCTGGAAATCCCATACTGGGatcccagtcccactccccattttctgctttcccatttccttttcctcctgtggCTGGAGCCACCCCACAGCCTTTGGGAGCTGCCCCACAGCATTCCTGAGGATAATTCCCTGTGGGATGAGCCTCAGGGGTGCAGCCAGtaggactgggactgggaacaaACCAGTTTCCTTCCTGCACAGACTGGCCACCATCTCCGGAGCGCCCTTGACATAGGCGTGGGCCAAGGCCTCTCCGGGCAGCTTGACCAGGACACTCATCCTctggagggaagaggagaacGGGAAACGCCGCAGGATCCCCAAGGGGGCCTGGTGCCTCTGTGGAGAGCAGGCTgggtcagggctgggcaggaatCCTTCCAGGAGGCTGGAATCCCTCCAGGAGGTAGGAATTCCTCCAATAGGTAGGAGCATGGGGAGCTGTTCCATGGAGTTACCCTGTCCCgaggctgctcctcctctggcGGAGGTTTCACCACAGCCAAGACCTTCATCTCAAACTGCTGGAATGCCGGaagctctccttcctcctcctcctcctcctccatcatCTCCAGGCGCTGAAACCAAGAGGGTAAAACCCTGCTGAGCTCATCCACCCACGCAGGGTCCAGAACCTCCAAGGTTCCCAGCACCACCTCCCTCTCAGGCCCCCCACTCCCGCCTTACCCAGCCGGTGGACTCCAGCATTTTGAGGTCCACAGGGTCCCCGACGAGCTGTCCCCGCAGCGGTGACACCGCGTGGCACGTGGCCAGGGCATAGAGCAGGGCTCCGGCAGGGAGGCAGCGGGGCTCGTGCACCATGGGCAGGAAGcgctgctgctccaggggcacCACGCCCCACACGTCCAGCCCCTCGTGGGTCAGCGTGCCGGTCTGCGGGCACGGCCAGCGCGCGGTGGGTGCGGAGAGCCCCGCTGAGCTCCGGCGCCgtccgcccgcccggcccggctcaCCTTGTCGAAGCACACCAGGCGCAGCTTCCCGCACAGGTTGATCCGGGGCGGGCTGATGCAGAAGATCCCCTGTTTCTTCAGCCGGTTCTGGGCGTAGATGGTGCCTACGGTCATGGCGGCCGGCAGCGCTGGCGGCACGATGACGGTGACCAGGTCCAGGGCACGGATGATGATCTGTCCCACGGGGACCTgcgaggggaggaggaagaagaggggtGGGCATCCCTCCCACGATGGATCCCTGAGGGCTCTCCCGCTCCACCAGCCCTACCTGGTTCCTAACCAGGATGAGGATGCTGTACAAGGTGCCGATgagagctgtgcagggggaaAACGGGCTCGGTTACAATacacagcacaggagggagctggaaTGGAATTCCATGCTAAGGAATTTGGTTCCTCCAGGATGCTACTCCGGGCCCAGACCTACCCAGGATGGCAAGGAACAGCACGAACTTCACGGCATCCTTGTAGAACTTGAAGCTCACCGGTTTGGGGTAGAGGATGGAGCTGATAAGATCCCCCTTGGCCGTGCAGAACCCTGCAAGACAGGCAGGAGGTGGCACGCCGATGGATTCATGCTGGGATTCATGGCAGGATTCACCCCACGTGGATTCATCCCGGGACTCATGGCAGGATTCACCCCACGTGGATTCATCCCGGGACTCATGACAGGATTCACCCCACATGGATTCATCCCAGGACTCATGGCAGGATTCACCCCACATGGATTCATCCCGGGACTCATGGCAGGATTCACCCCACGTGGATTCATCCCAGGACTCATGGCAGGATTCACCCCAGGTGGATTCATCCCAGGACTCATGGCAGGATTCACCCCACATGGATTCATCCCAGGACTCATGGCAGGATTCACCCCAGGTGGATTCATCCCAGGACTCATGGCAGGATTCACCCCACGTGGATTCATCCCAGGATTCATGGCAGGATTAACCCCGTGTGCATTCAGCCCGGTATTCATGGCAGGATTCACCACGTGTGGATTCATCTTGGGACTCATGGCAAGAGTCACCCCGGGTGGATTCATCCCGGGACTCATGGCAGGATTCACCCTGCCTGGATTCATCCTGGGATTCATAGCAGGACtcaccctggggctgtgccccacGCTCTCACCTGTGCGGGTGACCACGGCCAGCACCTCGCTGCCTGTGTAGGCCTTGGCCTGGATGAGCTGTGTCCCACAGAACAGTGTGTGCCGCCGGTGCTCCTCGGGGCAATActtgctgctggctgcctgcccGCCCGCTGGCAGCGGTGTCTTCATCACCGGCACGCTCTCCCCTgcccagaacattccagggggGACTGTCACCCCAGGGGGGACAGGGGCCAGCCAGCCGGGGTGGGAAGGTGACTCTAGCTGAATCCCATGGGGATGTGACTCCTTAGGATttagattttctgtttttcagatccTGTGCTGCGTTTGTGCCTCACTCTGAACTCCACAgcctgtcagctgctgctctcccattttgggcagacaaaacaattcctctgaAACTCAAAGGAACCCTACAGCCTCAGGCCCCAAAAAGTACAAACAAAATGAATTGTGGGGAGCAAACTGGGGTAAATAACTTCATTAGCTGAAGCTGTAACTGGAGGATTAACCCCTGATAAGCAAATGGACGAAATTTATAATTGGCTGAAAAACTCGTGACCATCTTGGGTGTAACCTCAGAGGCTTCTGACAGCCCAAGGTGTGTCTGTGGAAGGCCTTGAATAAATACCCACTTTTATTCTCTTAATCTTCTCTGGGATCTGTTCTAGCTAGCCCTTCCAAGGTGCTGGGATGGGTTCTCACCGGTCAGCAGGCTCTCGTTGACCATGCACTCTCCGGTCAGCAGCGCAGCATCACAGGGCAGCAGCGCCCCGGCTGCAGGCAGTCGGATACAGTCCCCAggcaccagctctgctgagctgacCACCAGCTCCTCTGCAAAACAACcccactcagggctggggaagagggTTAATCCAtctccagcacctggagaaccctgctcagggctggggaagagggTTAATCCAtctccagcacctggagaaccctgttcagggctggggaagagggTTAATCCATCTCCAGCAGCTGAAGAACCCTGTTCAGGGCTGGGGAATGGGGTTAATCCAtctccagcacctggagaaCCCTGTTCAGGGCTGGGGAATGGGGTTAATCCAtctccagcacctggagaaCCCTGTTCAGGGCTGGGGAATGGGGTTAATCCATCTCCAGGCACTGGGGATGGAATCCCCACTGGATACGCATGGCAGTAAACAGGAAGGGGTTAATTCCCTGGAGGTGGGAATTTGAGAGCAGGGAGATGCCAGGCCTGGGGACAATGGATCCAGACCAGAATTCCCAGCAGGGAGATGCCAGGCCTGGGGATAGCCAGGATTTGGACTATGTCAGAAATGGAACCTCTGGAGGAACCCCAGTgccaggaagagcaggaggaaaagggctggtgggacagggcagggattCATGGGGGGGATTATCCTTATTATCaatgtctctctctctttccctgcaATATCCTGTTAAATTAAATCCATATTTAATGTGGCTTTGGAATGTGGTCTCGTTTTCACCTTCAATTGGGCAGAGGCATCTTTTACTAACTGGACCCCAAAATTATTCCAGTGTCTCATAAGATTATTCCCATGAATCCCAACATTATTCCTATGTATTCTAACATCATTCCTGTCTTATAACATTATTCCCATATATCACACAGTTATTCCCATGTATCCCAACACTACTCCCACACATCCCAACATTATTCTAGTGTCCCACAACGTTATTCCCATACATAACATTATTCCCATATATCATATTGTTATTCCcatatataataatattattcCCATGCATCCCAACATTATTCCCATCTATAATAACATTATTCCCATATAGATGACAACATTATTCCCACATATCATATCGCTATTCCCATGCACTCCAACATTATTCCCATGTACACATtatcccagtgtgtcccaaCATTATTCCCAGCTATCCCAACACGCCTTTGGAGCAGAGGGATCCCACAGGACAcatcccccaaatcctggctCTCACCTCCGCCGGGCCGCC from Catharus ustulatus isolate bCatUst1 chromosome 24, bCatUst1.pri.v2, whole genome shotgun sequence includes:
- the ATP13A2 gene encoding polyamine-transporting ATPase 13A2 isoform X5 produces the protein MSSDSSRLLGAQRPGYGTLQLDTDLARMFPLLQEVTGYQRRTWRVLLCHAGSVLSAGLLLLLFHWKPSLEVQAKCEPCALGQADWVIIRDHFGQCFTTKVLMEPLGEAGGSPPSSLEQLPGAQQDCRSSVTIAVPDEDESRDTVRLHDKDEKSILRYYLFQGMRYVWLERRQAFCRVSVLDEGWTCAELHLSQAGLHQQEHSTRRKIYGPNLIEVPVKSYARLLVEEVLNPFYIFQVLSMVLWVCDAYYYYAACIFLISTFSLGLSLYETRKQSTTLRNMARMSMGVQVRRPGGEELVVSSAELVPGDCIRLPAAGALLPCDAALLTGECMVNESLLTGESVPVMKTPLPAGGQAASSKYCPEEHRRHTLFCGTQLIQAKAYTGSEVLAVVTRTGFCTAKGDLISSILYPKPVSFKFYKDAVKFVLFLAILALIGTLYSILILVRNQVPVGQIIIRALDLVTVIVPPALPAAMTVGTIYAQNRLKKQGIFCISPPRINLCGKLRLVCFDKTGTLTHEGLDVWGVVPLEQQRFLPMVHEPRCLPAGALLYALATCHAVSPLRGQLVGDPVDLKMLESTGWRLEMMEEEEEEEGELPAFQQFEMKVLAVVKPPPEEEQPRDRRHQAPLGILRRFPFSSSLQRMSVLVKLPGEALAHAYVKGAPEMVASLCRKETVPPDFSQMLRHYTTDGFRVLALACKVLGSVATFEEALQLPRDSVESGLNFLGFLVMKNVLKPESAPVIQLLRSANIRPVMVTGDNMLTALNVARGCRMVEPRERVVFVTASPPSHDKPATLKFVLAEHSQGEEQPEGLQQRDSSSVPPWHYHLALNGKSFQVVCEHFSDLLPRILLRATVFARMLPEQKTQLVNSLQELNYCVGMCGDGANDCGALRAADVGISLSEAEASVASPFTSRVATIECVPRVIREGRCSLVTSFGVFKYMALYSLVQFVSVLLLYTINTNLSDFQFLFFDLVITTTVAVLMGRTGPAPALGVQRPQGALISGLVLGSLLLQTALLIAVQVLSYFITTSQSWYVPLNSTVTAPQNLPNYENTVLFCVSGFQYLILAVAMSKGYPFREPLYTNVLFLLVLVLLFSLMIWLTLYPLGFPKSLLKLQPIEDFNFKLLLLGIAALNFFAAFVLETALDHGLLSCFRRLRQKKASKKLFKRLEKELSQQQPAWPPLDQPLFATPRMSLAMR
- the ATP13A2 gene encoding polyamine-transporting ATPase 13A2 isoform X4, with translation MDGSMEASMEGWIPEWMDRRMVLSRNHPVETTGAMGGLQTPCGVCLIPEGGLGGAGIAARAVCGNSIRLFHVHLSWGQGSSSGPNPGTRTWLSQLIPSQVLDPDPILACSSVLQSPRVHPSYQDVGASRAASSQISSQEDRSRPGLGARQLRGIPGGILAVQIHHQCRIMAPVFPGQAGLVHPDFSPSFQPVLAVLRLLIPVLAAEREAEICTGLRGNSRDPEAEKAHPEAPAPCLPTRSGLGAGLWRRRRLRSALPGLGDGGDAAPGPAEPFPTHPILTDSFMTDPIPTDPTLPDPFPTDPIPSGSAPGRMRRDSSRLLGAQRPGYGTLQLDTDLARMEVTGYQRRTWRVLLCHAGSVLSAGLLLLLFHWKPSLEVQAKCEPCALGQADWVIIRDHFGQCFTTKVLMEPLGEAGLEQLPGAQQDCRSSVTIAVPDEDESRDTVRLHDKDEKSILRYYLFQGMRYVWLERRQAFCRVSVLDEGWTCAELHLSQAGLHQQEHSTRRKIYGPNLIEVPVKSYARLLVEEVLNPFYIFQVLSMVLWVCDAYYYYAACIFLISTFSLGLSLYETRKQSTTLRNMARMSMGVQVRRPGGEELVVSSAELVPGDCIRLPAAGALLPCDAALLTGECMVNESLLTGESVPVMKTPLPAGGQAASSKYCPEEHRRHTLFCGTQLIQAKAYTGSEVLAVVTRTGFCTAKGDLISSILYPKPVSFKFYKDAVKFVLFLAILALIGTLYSILILVRNQVPVGQIIIRALDLVTVIVPPALPAAMTVGTIYAQNRLKKQGIFCISPPRINLCGKLRLVCFDKTGTLTHEGLDVWGVVPLEQQRFLPMVHEPRCLPAGALLYALATCHAVSPLRGQLVGDPVDLKMLESTGWRLEMMEEEEEEEGELPAFQQFEMKVLAVVKPPPEEEQPRDRRHQAPLGILRRFPFSSSLQRMSVLVKLPGEALAHAYVKGAPEMVASLCRKETVPPDFSQMLRHYTTDGFRVLALACKVLGSVATFEEALQLPRDSVESGLNFLGFLVMKNVLKPESAPVIQLLRSANIRPVMVTGDNMLTALNVARGCRMVEPRERVVFVTASPPSHDKPATLKFVLAEHSQGEEQPEGLQQRDSSSVPPWHYHLALNGKSFQVVCEHFSDLLPRILLRATVFARMLPEQKTQLVNSLQELNYCVGMCGDGANDCGALRAADVGISLSEAEASVASPFTSRVATIECVPRVIREGRCSLVTSFGVFKYMALYSLVQFVSVLLLYTINTNLSDFQFLFFDLVITTTVAVLMGRTGPAPALGVQRPQGALISGLVLGSLLLQTALLIAVQVLSYFITTSQSWYVPLNSTVTAPQNLPNYENTVLFCVSGFQYLILAVAMSKGYPFREPLYTNVLFLLVLVLLFSLMIWLTLYPLGFPKSLLKLQPIEDFNFKLLLLGIAALNFFAAFVLETALDHGLLSCFRRLRQKKASKKLFKRLEKELSQQQPAWPPLDQPLFATPRMSLAMR